The genomic region CTCCGCACCGGGGCGGGTTTTAAgtcgggtagagcaaaaacccgccTCTACCCGCCCCATTCCTATATGTATGTTCTCTTGTTTTCTTCAATGTGTGTGTATTTGAATAATCAACCACAATACTTAGATTATTTATAGTGTCttgtaaaactaatttaatctaaTGTAATATTATAATTGTAATGACAAAAGATTTGGCCTTGGTATGGTCTTCAATTATTGGTCCCTCTAATTTACTTATTAaatgattaaataatattttgGAAACTAAATTGACCAACATAAAGATTCAACTATTAAATAGTTAATTGTGATATATATGTAATCATTTATacctaactaataattaaaatttttaggaaAACTNNNNNNNNNNNNNNNNNNNNNNNNNNNNNNNNNNNNNNNNNNNNNNNNNNNNNNNNNNNNNNNNNNNNNNNNNNNNNNNNNNNNNNNNNNNGAAAACTAGCTAATTCAATTTATGATATCAaaacttttatataaaaaaattcgaattagatctttttttttttaattagaaactTATTACTGGATTAGGCTTTTCAACATTTTCTATTGTTGAtaaaagaaataattaatttaggTTGGTCAAATGgttaatttatttattgtttaagtaAGTATTATTAGAAGTTTGAattctattttatatatatatcaatctattagtcaataataaatttttaaataagacATAAACTTACGATAAATTAACCTTTAACTTGTGGAGTTAGAAAATACTATAAGaaataaaaacaagtaaaagaaacaaCGAAGAATTGTATTTTAAAAATCGGAGGGTCATGGTTTTCATAATAGCCAACTAGTAATTCAAACATTTACCCTTAAATTTTCAAcaaatttgtttatttatttatttttttagtattcttTTGACCTTTCTCTTTGGTAATTAAATTGAAGTTAAAAAATTCtcacatttaaaaaaataaataaatttcattgGACAAGATATAcggatttctcttttttttcttttttttattattgttcttttttagggagagagaaaaagataataatgaaaagaaaagaaatgaaaaagggAAGATTTGGCAAAAGAAGGAGATTGGTGGAAAAAATATCGGAAACCGTAAAAAAAGTGTAAATAAagatttcataaaaaataaagaacacataTATATGGTAAGTGTAATTTGATCAGacttaatttaaaaatttgttggcCACTTTAGGAATGTATATAGCGGGTTCATCCAAAGATCCGATCCAAATTCAAATATTTTAAGGATTAATTTAATGTGATTTTATTGAGTCTAAGATTAGATAAGGatcttaaaaataaattttatcgtTATTTAGAGTCGAGTTTGGATTAAGACGAATCCAACTTCACCTAACATATGTGCACCttaagaaaactaaaaaatgtatatatattttaaattaattttaatattatgttatattaattataagtttaTTATTTCATTTTTAATTATACTTGTTGAGTTAGAAAATAGATCAAAAAAGCATCAAATTTgaatttatggacaaattcaaattcaaatatggaaTCAACTTTTCGATAACAAGTTGTTTCTTTATAAATAAGTAcatcataaataaatttttttattaattattgttaaaGCTTTAAAAGTCCGATTTTCACTCAATTTAGACTcgatataattgtggcccgaaaatATTTAGATTTCTTTGAATTTAGAGACGAATTAGAATCTAAAAAATAAATGAGTTAAGACAAACCTAATTTTACCCGACCATATACACCCCTAGACcacctaatatttttttttataataaatgagTCAATTAATTAACTCTTATATCATCCTGCATTTATTGTTGAAAGATGTATTTCTTCAAATCGAGAACAATCACATTTTCATAAGAATTAAATTTTGATACATTAtcattttaaaatagttttataCATGCATCTAATTAcgtaatattatattaataaaaataattattttttattttaactgcataaataattatctaaaagAACAGATGTAATTATATACCTATATTTATActagcatcaaaattaaattttttcgtAATCCTAGCCAATAAGTAACTTGAACATTTAATACTCATGTATGCTTTAATTTgaacaacttaaaaattttgtttttatttttttcttttttatttgaaggtttaattactctattggtccctatagttttgcgaaattttcaattaggtccatatacttttttccttttaattgggttctgcacctattttttttcaattaggtccctattgACAATAAACGTTACAAAAAACGTTAAGAATGGATAATTTGACCATTATAACCCTCGTCTACCCCTAACAAATCAACGAGACTCAATAGGGTTCTGAGTTctaactctcttctttcttcgcCTCTTCCTCAAACTTCTCTTCCTCCGTTTGCCTCCCTTACCCTCACTATGTCAATACTCATGGATCAGAGTCAGTTATCTTCAGGAGTCTGTAGTTTTAGAACCCTCGTCAAGAAGAGACATCTTTGTTTTTGTGGTGAGCCAGTTGCTGTGATGTCTTCTTCGGCAGTAGCAAGCCATGGAAGAAGGTATGTTGGTTGTGGGAGAATGCCAAAATGCAAGTTCTTCGAGTGgattgatgatgaagaagatgagaagagtggATGGTTGAAGCAAAAGGAAAGGAGGGTTCGTTGCTTTTGTGGAAACATTCTGATTCTTTGTAGTTCAAGTACATCAAAAAATTCAAACAGAAGATTCATTTCTTGTCCTAATAGAAGATGCAAATTTTTTGAGTGGGTTGATGGGAAAGAAAAGTTATCTGGAGAAGATGGAGTAAACAGTTCACAACAAGTACTTGGAAGGGTTAGAGAATTGGAGGCACAAGAAAGGAAGATAGACAGATTAAGTGTGGATCTAGAGAGATTAATTGCAGAAGTTAGAGAAATAGATGCCTGTGTAGAAAGGTTATGTGCTGAGCTGAGTTCAGTGGAAGAGCAATTTGCTAAAATGGAAGATAGTATGCAAAAGCAATACAAGATGCTAATTATGCTGGTTTTCATATTAGGTGTTTTGATTGTTGCAGTGTTATATGTAAAGATGTAGAAAGCATGGCTGTTATGATAATGTAATAGTCTATATAAGACAATAGTGTACTGTTTATATTGAGTGCAATGAAGATATATGAAATGTTGTTTAATTTCTCTATATGAAAGTTGTTCCTTTGCTATTTAATATGCATAGAAGTATGATACTGAGAACAAAGTAGGTAAAACAAAAGATGCATTGAATTATAATagatactattattttttacaTTATATAATGTAGGATACCTAGATAGCTACAAAATAAATGTGACACCCACTCATAACAGTTTTTCACCCACATAACAAAAGTGGTCTACAACACATAATAACAGTGGTCCGAACCATAAAGAAAGCAGAGTCACAGGTGAGCACTAAATATCCTACATAACACAATAGatataaaaaaaaccctaaactcTCTTCAGCCTCAATCAAGTGTGAGGTCAACATGTTCAGGTGGCTGATTTGTTGTCTTCCTAACTCCAATCTTGAGTCTTCCACTTCTTCTTACACCAAAGATTTTGGtcttgggtaaaggttgagatgCTGGTGTAGTGGGCAGTGATGCTGGTGTAGACAAGGTGGTGGGCAGTGATGCTGGTGTAGGTAAGGTGGCCGGCTGTGATGGTAGTACAGGGGTGTGTGGAGGTTGTGATGGTGGTGCAGGGGTGTTTGAAGGCTTTGATGCTGGTGCAGTCATGGATGTAGCCCTCCCTCTATCCCTTCCTCTGCCCATCCCTACTGCTGCTCTTTCTCTGCCTCTCCCTCTAGACATCCTGGATCTAGCAGTAGGAGCAGCTGCAGATCCATTTGCTTCAACAGCAGCACCAGGTTCATTAGCAGTAGCAGCATCAACTCCTCCAGTTCTAGTTGCAGCATCAGATCCTTGTGTGCCTTCAGAAGCTACAAAATGAAATAGCAGTTGATAATAGTTCCTCAACATATGAACAAAATAACTTGGCAACCAATACCTGCCACTATAGGGTTTGGACAGAGTCTCCTATTGTGTCTGTATTGGCCACAATTACTGTAGGTAACAGAAGTTCCAGTTCTTCTATATTTGGTTTGTGTTCTATTTTTATCGGGTTCTCTTATCCTAACCATCCTTGGCTTTCCTGGTTTAACTCTAAAATTGGAGGGATGATGGTATCACATTGTATCTTTGGCCACATATTTTTTCCATTGATTGGTGATATTGACTGCCCATATGTAGCAAGGTATGCTGCCTTGCTGTAATAGTTACTACAATAATCTTCTAGGTtgttgtaacagcccagaccacccgctagcacgatattgtccgctttggcacacaaggcctcacggttttgcatttgacgatagggatgctagccgaagccccccacactcactcgtcaaaacgcgtcatgctagggagaggtatccacacccttataaggcatgcttcgttcccctctccaaccgatgtgggccttacaatccacccccctaagggagtccagcgccctcgctggcacatcgatccgggttctggctctgataccatctgtaacagcccagaccacccgctagcacgatattgtccgctttggcacacaaggcctcacggttttgcctttgacgatagggatgctagccgaagccccccacactcactcatcaaaacgcgtcatgctagggagaggtatccacacccttataaggcatgcttcgttcccctctccaaccgatgtgggccttacagttGTCACCCTTCTCAAAGATAGCACAGCAAGCATGTGGACAGGGCATAGCACACAAGCCCCAGAACCTACAACTACACTTTCCAGCCATCAAATCGACCACAAACCTTTCCATGATCATCCTGTTCTTATGGTGGACTTCAAACTTCAGGTCTCCTGCCCATTTAGCTTGCCATTCCATAGCTCTAACCGCGATGATATCTAGCCGTTTCTTGGGTTTTGGCAAAACAGAGCCCTCATACCTATCTGCCTTCTCTTTTTCTCTGCAAACCTTGTCATCAAGTAGCACCTAATCCATTCAAACATAGTCAGAATTGGCTTGTCTCTTGCCTCTAGGATTCTTCCATTGAATGCCTCCGAGATGTTGTTCATCAGCATGTCACTCTTGGCCAGAAATGTGAAGTGACTCTTTGTCCACATTTTTGGATCCAAAGCAAACAACTTCTCATAACAGTCTCTGTTGATCTCCTTTAGTTGATTCATCCTTCTTTTCCATTCTTCCACATAGGTAGCTTTGGCAATAGATAGAATGAGGTCCCTTAGTACAGTACCACCCCCCTATGCTTTTTTACAGTTGGCATATAAATGCCTCAAACAAAGCCTATGCTCCAGTGTTGGCAATGCCTCTTGAAAGACTTGCATTAGCCCCTGATTTATAGTTTCAGTGCAGTAGATAATATACCCATGTAACAGCTGCTGTCCATGGTCGCCCTTCAAGTGACAACCATCCACGCCAATAATAGGTCTACAACCCGCCAAAAAGCCTTTCTTGACTGTATCAACGCACATGTACATTCTCATAAATCGGGGTTGGTGCGTAAGAGAAGGCCTATCAACCAATATGCTCAGACTAGATCCTGGATTTGCCCTAAGTATCTCTGCACAGTAATCCCTTAGCTCAGCATACTGTTGGATTGCCCGCCCATGTACCTCTTCTCTTGCCTTCCTCCTTGCCCAGTAAGCCTTACCAACACTGATATTGGCCATGTATTTGTCTTGGATAGTCTGAATAACTGTCGTAAGCTTCATCTCCTCCCCTCTactgatgttgttggcaatcttCTTTGAGATCCAACTACTTGATGCAAGTCTTCCGCTATAGTTCCTTCCACATGTATGCTTTCCATTCAAAGTCTTGATCCTGAAACAGTCAGAACCCCCAACCTTGCTCGCAAAACAAACCCACTTGCACTTTTCCTTTCTTCCTTTGCAAACAACTCTACACCTCACCTTATCATTTTTTCGAAGCCTAATGTCCCTACCATTCAATAGGACATGCTCCTTAACAGCCTCTTTGAATTGACTAAGTGATTTAAATTCCAAACCCACCTGAAATTCATACTCTCTGTTCATCTCTGCCTCATTGTATTTAGGAAACCTCCTCTTTTTTATCATATCATCAGAGTCTCCCTCATAACTGTCTATGTCATCAGTCTCATATCCATCAAATATGTCCCCAACTTGCTCATCACCCTCCCTTAAACCTTCATCACCTTCAGCTCTTCCAGCTACTGCAGTCCCTCATTATTTAGTGGGCCAGTAAATCCCCCAAATGTATTTGATTGTGGATCATTATCCTCCACCTCAAACTCAAAGTGATCCTCATGGTCACCATCATCAGCACTATCATCAAATACCTCTTCTTCAGTAGAAGGCTCTGACTCAGCATCCACTTCAACCTCTATCAACCCAGAACCACTGTCTTCACCTTCCTCTGGCACATAATCAGCATCACTTGAAGTGATTTCAATCCCGTTACTTTCTCTGGCTCCATCGACAACATATACCTCGCAATGTTTGCAGGAACTTGACACCAGTGACCTAGCTATTCTCATTGCATCTCCATCGGACTTCATCTTTCTAAGACTTGACTTCAAATCCATCCCAAGTTCCTTGTACCATACCCTGGCGAAACCCTTATACCCTAGTTACTTTAGCTGACTGACAATCTCTTGCAATGACCATTCATCAATCTCAAAATGTAAATCCTCCACAACCATTCCTCCTAAATACTCTAATCGTTGTCCACTGTCAACAAATTTGCCACCATGGTGGATTTCGATAGTGAAATCCGAATCACCCATAACTGCATAACAAAAAAAACTATAAATCCCTCTTCAAACATTTTCAGAAACAAAAGGAAGCTCTAATAAACAATGTGACAAATTTTTccaggagaaaaaaagaaaaaccctTCAACGACTGAAAGGTTGAGCGTTGTCTTACCTAAAGGCAGCACCAACGCCTACGACGACGGTAGTGATACCGGAGACGTGAAACCCTCCAGCAATATTCTAGTGGAGTTGATTTGTGCAGCTGAGGGAGTGGGCAACCAACGAATGTGAATGagttttttctctaagttttggAGAAGAGAATGAACAGTTTCCTTCTAAGTGTGGGAGGGTAAATTTGTATTTTAGAAAATATGAGTGAAAGAGAATTAGGGATTTCATAAAAAGTTAGAGAATCTTTAATTTAGGAACGGAATATTCCGTTAAATCTAACTGTTTGGTCACGGTagggatttaattgaaaaaaaataggtGCAatgacccaattaaaaggaaaaaaaagtatagggacctaattgaaaatttcacgaaactatagggaccaacagaataattaaaccttatttgAATTTAGAATTGAATTAGAATCTAAAAAATAAATGAGTTAAAACAAACTTAGTTTTACTAGAACCATATACACTCCTAGAccatctaatattttttataataaatgagTCAATTAATTAACTCTTATATCATCCTGCATTTATTGTTGAAAGATGTATTTCTTCAAATTCATAAGGGTCACATGTTGGTAAGAATTTACTGcttaaataattatctaaaaagATGGATATAATTATACACTTGTATTTATActaacatcaaaattaaattcttttcgTAATCCTAGCCAATAAGTAACCTGAACATTTAATACTCATGTATGCTTTAATTTGAACAACTTTAAATTTTCcccctatttttttcttttttattaatctAGAAATGTATATATCTGTATTTTTATCctgtaaattatttttttctttcaaaaaggatatttcattttttaaaagaaattataaCTTGATTTCTGTATATAGTTTTGCATAAACTTAGAAAAATCGAAGGGTTAGGTTGAGAGGAGTTATTCGCCAAAAAGTTGGACATTGATGTCACTATAAAAAAAACTAGTCTATTTCAAATAGATTTTccgacaaaataaaaatatatttcgaCCAAATTATAAACTCGCATTTTATTTCAGACAAAATTTAGACAATATTATTTCAGATTTTCAGGAAGTGTGTTAAATTTTTACCAATTGCGATAGATTTTCAAAAAGAAACAAGTAGTTCTTTTAAACACGGTGTTTAACTTATGATTAGAAGACTCTACTAACTTGTAGTATTTTTGGCTGAATATATGTTAAAAATTTGAGTGCGATAATACCAAAATTGAGATccaatatattattaattttttagaaTGGAGTGTAGTTTAAAAAGGCTCGACTTTGAGTACATCCtctttatttatatttatgtatcaaaaaaaataaaaaaaaaaaacatataaatatagTGTATGTAACTATGTAAGTGGAGGCTTGGATGCAGGAGGGATCATATCACAGCAACAACCTTTTGTTGTACAATGGCCTCCCAATTCAAAACCCTTAGTGTGACAGAAAACTCGGCAACGGATTATATTATTTGGACAATACTTGACTCCATCAACAAAGCACACTGTATGTATTTGTATTGCCACTGTGTTCATTGTTCCTTCTGCAATAATAATATCTTCTTGTCATTAGGATTTGTATGTGCAAAAATAATATCTATTTTACTTGagaaaatttaattcaatttttgtAAATTTGTTAAACTAAATTAATATCAAGAAGAAGTTTACTTTCGCTTTTATAGTGCATgtttgtttcattttttttttcagtaaAAAATATATTGGTAACAAATTAATATTCAAGAATTCAACGGCGGCTTATTATCAGGAAGGcattatatgaattttttttcttttttgttttcttgaaaGATTAATAACCAAACTCATTCTTATTTATAGTGTCATCTGCCAACTGGTAGGGAAAATAATTAATTCGGATGTGACtagtcattttttttttcttaaaagaaGTCTACTTTTATTTAGTATACTAAAATTGGAGTTTTTTTCGACTACTGAAAGCGAGATGTAAAAATGTATATGATATGATAATGGCTTATTCAATTACGGCAAATATATGATGTATaacgtaaataataaaaaattaacttaattaataataactaatttgtataattatttttgttctaataaatgctatatatagtgtttttttgtgatttgcgAGTCTAGATCTGAGAGTcaacttattttttaatttattattcttccttgactacttcatagaataaggatgtattcttcgtttttcatcaaagtTGATCATTTTAAGatagaatttataattttttacagtattttttttatatactcattctattatattatCTTACTCCAACTTATTCTTTTCGTCTAATGTTTCAGTGCGATTGTCTTTTGTCGCAATCTTTTACAATGCACCACATCCATCAAATACCATCTCAAGTTGTATTCATAGTGTCTACATTGATTAATTCTACGAGTTATATTTTTTTcacaagttcaaccaaaagttaaaagtttaatatatagattagtgtctctatgaattaaaatatttttgagtcATTTATTAGGTAGTATGTTGTCACCATTTTAGCACtcctataaataaaaaaaaaaacaaaacaaaaattagaaacaagatataacactaattataattttttccattcacttttattcaaatttttgacAAAATCTTTCCTAAAACTTTGATATTTTTACCGTCTACGATTCCATAAAAAACAACCATTTCGTCACTTATTTCTCAATCATTATATAACTTAAATAACAAGTTCcattaaaaaacacaaaaaaaaagataaaataagagaGACTAAAATTAAACAGTTACATCAACCTGCATAATAAAAGAAGAATTTATAatactttaattttctttttccaaaaggaAAAAAGATACTTCCTTTAGTAATTACTTTTGGAATTCAATAAGTACACACTCTatatacattatatatatatatatacaaacattttttcactttttcaataGAACAATCATTTTATGGCACAACAAATGACAAATACTAAAATAGTATTATAAAGATAACCAACCTGCTGGATAAGTTCTACTTAAAAATTGTTCACCACCGCCTTGTTATCCAAGTTCAGCTTATCTTCTCTACCTACAATATCAAATGTGTACAAATTATTAACAGTACAACTTGGATTCTTTGTCAATAAGAGCATTGGAAAAAATAAATGCCtactaattttaaaaaacaaTGAAGCATTATCCTGAAGAACTTTCTCCAAATCAACTCGCAATATACAAGCTTGATGAGTTAGAGAATTTTTTATCACACAATTGTTTTAACCACCGTCTCAACTTTCTGCATAATAAGATAAAGACAAAACTTGCTCAAATAAGAGCATTGTCAAACTTGCTTAATGTATCTACAATTCAAATCATCATATTGCTGGtccaaacataaaaaaatatcaaGCGAAATAAGAACACACAGGGAACAATAACATCTGTAGATATAACTATTggttttttaagaaaattaactTTCTGATGATTTTCTATAGTCAACCCTATCTGTTCATTTGATTTGTCATGGCCTAAAcagtaaaaaataataatcttATGAACAATCATTTTATCATGTGAATATAAATTATGGAAAACTAACACTATTAATCATAAAAAATCTTATGCAAATTCGCCTCAACCttcatagaaaacaaaaaaagattTAAACATAACTAAATCCTTCAAAtattcaaaaattaatattttaaatattcaaCTACCCACTACCATATATCCTCGAACCATAACCATTAACTTCAAATATtcgattccaatttcttttagtTACGGCGCATTATAAGTCTTTATCTTATTATTAGTCATTTTATGTATATATCATACAAATTAAAGGATATATACAAATATTTTCTGCTATCAATCTTTTAATTTTGAGACTATTTGATTGCAATACTTTGGTTTTAAAGAGATGGTAACCTTAACAAGCTCATCAAAAAAGTAACAATTATATACTTAGTgaatcaaaaaaattttttggtcTATGACATTCAAAAGTTAacaacaaaattaattttatttgcattgaatagcTTCAACCAAAATAGaattaatatttttctattttgaatcAATGACCAAAACAAAGCAGTaatcaaaatagaaaattaatttcCATCAAGAGAATTGAACCAGTGATCAAAATAGAACATTCACTTTCAACCAGAGAACTAGAGACCAAAACAGGCAGCAATATATCAAATCAAtattcaaatcaaaacaaaaatcaaatcaattaaaaTCATAGAAcaagagacacttgagttatctaattagAGGTTGGGCCACAACGAGGAGGCAGAGAACAAGTGATAGGGCATGATTTAAAAGCAGCGATATCCAGAGGGACAGATGACGGTGTGATAGCAGAAGCAGAAGAGGTGACAACCCACAAACAACGAGGAGAAACATCAATGGTGAAGACGGCTTCGCGCAGCTCTAATGATGATGACATCGACGGAGCTGGCAATGATGAGGGCAGCCAGGCTCCCCTCCTGTTACAGCagtgcttctctctctctctctctctctcccacccaatggCGACACGATAGTGGCACTGACATATCACTACAAAAaaagggttaaaatggcggttttttatGGAAATTACGGCGGTtacaaccgccattattaccaaaAACGGCGCCTCCAAGAAACGCCggaattctgggcgccattctggttattacgacgattttctgaaaaccgccgtaataaccaatGGATAATACGGCAGTTTTTTgatggttaaaatggcggttttaaCCGCCGTTTTAACAAAATAAAACGGCGGTTTTGTTAttgtttaaaatggcggtttgtaaccgccatttttaccaggATTTAATGGCATTCTTCTCGTTTAAAATGGAGGTTTCTAACCACCGTTTTTACCTGTGTTTAATGGCATCCTCCTagtttaaaatggcagtttctAACCGCTGTTTTTACCTGGGTTTAATGGCATCCTTTtcgtttaaaatggcagtttatAACCGTCATTTTTACCAGAATATAATGGCACCGTTTTCGTTTAAAATGGCGATTTTTAATCATTGTTTTTACCTAAGTTTGATGGCAATTTTATACTctttaaaatgaaattgaaactaCCTATTTGAAGTGACATTTTTGGAATTCAAACTTTAAAATCTATTAATAATCAAAAGGCACAACCTTAAATCAAACATTATAACAAGATTTTTAATTCATACATAATCTCCGAAAATCAAGAGTCATAATCCAAAAACAAAGTATCAAAGATAACATTTTTCAATAATTCGTCttactatctatatatatatccttaatacataaaatatttatcaTGCAAGATCATGCTTCTTTGTTGCTCGCTCCAGAAGACCTACTTCCTAACTCTTCTAACTCTTCTAGTGATGGAATTTCGACTATGTTGGTGGGCCTGATGTTTATTATGTTGAGAATCTCAGCTTTTGCTAGGTCATGGCTTTTAACACTTTCCAAGAACTCATTGGTGCGCTCTCTTGTTTGATCACGAGCAGCAGTATCAATCAGATAATCATAAACCTGATGGAGATGCATCACGGTCATAACTCATACACAGATAAAAAAAAATGTACTATAACCATCTATTGAAGTTACCAGAAATAAATAACTAAGGATATTTTCACAAACTAACAGTGTCAAGTACAATTCAAACAGATCTATTCATGTGCAGAATTTTATTTCGTTGGTTGCAACCAAATGATGTTTACCCCGATAGTCCTCTTGATGCGTACTCTCGCCATCTCTGTATCGGTAATATAACAAGCTATATTGTCAATGATGAAAAACAAATAATAG from Arachis ipaensis cultivar K30076 chromosome B02, Araip1.1, whole genome shotgun sequence harbors:
- the LOC110269308 gene encoding polycomb protein sop-2-like; protein product: MVRIREPDKNRTQTKYRRTGTSVTYSNCGQYRHNRRLCPNPIVAASEGTQGSDAATRTGGVDAATANEPGAAVEANGSAAAPTARSRMSRGRGRERAAVGMGRGRDRGRATSMTAPASKPSNTPAPPSQPPHTPVLPSQPATLPTPASLPTTLSTPASLPTTPASQPLPKTKIFGVRRSGRLKIGVRKTTNQPPEHVDLTLD
- the LOC110269309 gene encoding uncharacterized protein LOC110269309, producing the protein MKSDGDAMRIARSLVSSSCKHCEVYVVDGARESNGIEITSSDADYVPEEGEDSGSGLIEVEVDAESEPSTEEEVFDDSADDVAGRAEGDEGLREGDEQVGDIFDGYETDDIDSYEGDSDDMIKKRRFPKYNEAEMNREYEFQVGLEFKSLSQFKEAVKEHVLLNGRDIRLRKNDKVRCRVVCKGRKEKCKWVCFASKVGGSDCFRIKTLNGKHTCGRNYSGRLASSSWISKKIANNISRGEEMKLTTVIQTIQDKYMANISVGKAYWARRKAREEVHGRAIQQYAELRDYCAEILRANPGSSLSILVDRPSLTHQPRFMRMYMCVDTVKKGFLAGCRPIIGVDGCHLKGDHGQQLLHGYIIYCTETINQGLMQVFQEALPTLEHRLCLRHLYANCKKA